CTGTAATGTTATTAATTTAGgccagctattttaattttatcatcaGATGTCTGATGAAATTTGACGTGGTGAAACCAGAATCCTTGATGTTGAGGCTGCACTTCTACTGTTGGTGACATCTAGTTAGAAATTATTACACACAATTGTTGTTACAAAAGGTATGCCAGTCATCAGACTGAGGCTAGTGTGTGAGGCTTGCACCCATGTAATATGGTTACCATGACAAACAGGAAGGGAGCTTGTCCCACATTTCAAAGTTTCCTTAATATTCGCAcggcaaaaaatacaaaacaaaaggaTATTTCACGAGTCCCAGTcgagtctgaaagctctgtgtgtgtgactcgATTTCCCACCTCTGGTCctcagcaccttattccaaaatgaagctggcttctCAAAGTGTGCTtaagcatacctcaagcgactctgtttgtggctcagaaaaggcttcttctgcattactctcccatacagcctctccttttaaaaagtgcgctgaatagtggaatggtgcacagtgactccatctgcagcaagatgatgttgtaggtgtttggaggtCTGGAGGTCTGTGGTCTGAtcatgactgttctcaccatccttctcctctgattatctgagattttcctTGCCCTgcttattacagtttttccacattgtatacacaCATTACaacattgtgacatcataactGCTAAACTCCAAGCCTAATtccatatgttctcactcaaatatcattctaaattacagctttgcaaatcgctaaacacaaatttcCCTCAACAGGGATTAAGGCTATTCCTGGACTTTACAGTACTGTAAACTGATTCTCAAATAAAGTGGATATGTAGTCTAAGACTAGACCTAGTCCCTGTCAGGGAAACAACCCATAGGGTACTAAGTAAATGTGATAAAACCACTTATCATCAAGTGCAATCTAAAGTTAGTTTTGTAGATTTGGGGAGAGTCATTTGACATTTGAGAAATGTCTAATTTTTAACAATTCAATCACTTTATGATACTAGAAGGAAATTAAGTAACATTTCTTTTTGAAAAAGTCTGAAAAAGATAAGATCACAAGATACCAAGTATACAGACTTTTTTATtaagagataataaaaaataatacactgaAGGAAGTTTGAATCTCCTGTTACCCACAACAGATCAGCTGCCGACTGTCCAGTTTATCCGTTCTGCCTCAGACTAGTTTCTCACCCTCCACTACTGACTACACTGAAGTTTATATGAGTTTGCTGCGATTGCTTTGGTTGTTCTTATTATCATTAACCATCAGTATTCAGATATATGgatgtatgatatatatatatatacacagtgcaTTCGGAAattattcacagcgcttcactttttccacattttgttatgttacagccttattccaaattgtattatattaatctcttttctcaaaattctacacaaaataccccgtTATGACCATGTgcataggaaccggggggatattagaaacaggtggatttgtcccccccaaaaatgatattgttttgctcagctcagcagtactattaatgaggaAACAGACCGGTTCAGGAATTaggttccgcctctcaggagaaacagccaatcagcttgctgtttttgcagtgCGCGGAGGAGTCAGTGTGTTGgtgggggggaagcccctccccttcgcagctgattttaagatctggatatacggcgttcattttcaaactgtgtattaatttaggattgcaggacttactgtgagctataatgaacaaaaaataatttagataactagttatctagaagctggatgtagggcatagacagaatttagtacaacactgggtaatgttggtagtttaaagcagtttcttaaccctgatcactgcccttaaaactgtgttttccatcagatccaactgatcagctaataaacaatcaaacaatttactgagtttacctgttaaaatctttTTGCCCCCTATtgatcctaaattaatcattatgtatatccagcagtttattagacacaacataccaccacttactttattaaatgcctttaaagcagagaaagctgtagaatatgcagaacagtgttaatatgcagtagaatatgtaggaACAGGGtttagaaacactgatctaacctgacttctgttcatatgtagttcacagtaagaacacatgtcctgacgtttatattatCTTCTGCCAAAAATCGTAGTTACAtaacgtagttacattctctcagtagaaaaaaattaaaagcgcaggacccttttttttaaagagtggagaaaatgtaaatatacaacagatttgacatacaatacataataatgataaataatcttttatattattttaaatattaggtgataactgatcgtTTTTTGATGTatgtaattcagacattgcatgcatatttttttctaacaccagtaaatgtaatgtggagtaacatgggttggttgtaaaatcaccttttcttgaatgtaactaattataaacaaaatacagaaaaaactataatttgtgataaaaaataattccacttataaataaacttttttcacatggtcataatggggtattttatgtaaaattactaaaattaatttaatacaatttggaataaggctgtaacataacaaaatgtggaaTAAGTGAAGCGCTGAGAATATTTGCCGGATGCACTGTATATATTGATTTAACAAAGCAGACAGCAATGAAGAATCTGTGTGAAGAAGtacatatttaacaaaaaatatagtgTAAAGCAGCTTTCAAAGTCAGGAAAGGACtcttaaaactaatttaaatttctatatatattttttggagtaTCACTTCATAGTTGTTTGAGTGTGCCACTGTGCTCGGCATTGTAGGATCACTTTCCACCTTTAGACTGCATGATCAGAAATAGCTGTCGTATCAAAGGCAATAAAAATATGGAAACATTCCTCCTTCATTCCACCCACCACTTAACCTTCACATCCTTTACATCCAGTTGCCACGACTACGGTTTCCTGGCCTTGGCGAAGAACACTCCAGAGACATCGTCCACCCCGACCCTCATATCTGGTGGTAGGTGGTAGacactgagctgcagcagctgGTAGCCGCTGGTTCTCAGGCTGGAACAAACCTGAGCCTCATCCAGCGGCACCACCGGGATCTGCAGGCCAGGAGCCCCGAGATAGAAGCTCTCGCCCAGCGCTCCGATCAGCAGCAGGTGACCGCCGGACCGCAGGAGGCCGGACAGATGGCCCAGTGCCCGTGTGAAGGAGGGCAGGTCCGGGCTCACACTCTCCAGGCAGAAGGAGGACACCAGGCAGTCAGCTCCTGAGCTGGGTATAGATCCAGCCGGcagggggcagggctggtgaaCATTGATGGGCAGCACATCGGTCACCACCGAGCGAAGCCTCTCCGCTTTCTCTGTCCAGGCTGTAGGGCTAGGGATAGGTAAAATACGATGcagttttttattaaatagtacttctatttattatgtttacactcctttttttaaaacctgcCATAATTTAGTCATTATCCATTAGAATTAAACAACCTGTTACTGTGCCTCACATGTTCATGTAAAAACACTGCTGTTTTGATTTGTggtcacaaacactgaaaatcaggtcaTTACCAGCAGAttttcaaattgttctttaaacaagtaaactatggaggaccaagtataagtataagtacaagtataaataaataaatgcacatataaatgtagaaataaataaatatataaataaataaatgttgaaaaaaatatattaataaatgcacattgaaatgaataaataaataagtatgtaaataaataaatacattcataaataattgtataggtaaatagataaattaataattacatttcttattgatatatatgtttatttatttattcctttatatgtgcatttatttctttttatttaatttatttattaattcatgtgttttaacatttctacatttatttatcatctctggcaagcgttttaaatcttccctcttaaatccttatcaaaaggatcaggagaagaggtttgatcactaattattaatttctgttcgggagatttgtgaaatatgcgctctcattttgacagctgaatatctgaaaatagcgccaccggaagcgtctaaggaacagacatgcgcagtagctttgcttttgttttcctcattgaaacggtctataaatTACCAAGGTATGATTAGC
This genomic stretch from Astyanax mexicanus isolate ESR-SI-001 chromosome 15, AstMex3_surface, whole genome shotgun sequence harbors:
- the LOC103022410 gene encoding phenylethanolamine N-methyltransferase isoform X1, coding for MEGKDSSEEAVAAIEACYQGFNPAAYLQYNYTPPRADFQRSDSIVPWKLSCLHKAFSEAGGMKGEVLVDVGSGPTLYQVMSGCEHFDRVVLSDFLEVNRKELRSWLQGGKSSLDWTPYLQCVCELEGRSPTAWTEKAERLRSVVTDVLPINVHQPCPLPAGSIPSSGADCLVSSFCLESVSPDLPSFTRALGHLSGLLRSGGHLLLIGALGESFYLGAPGLQIPVVPLDEAQVCSSLRTSGYQLLQLSVYHLPPDMRVGVDDVSGVFFAKARKP
- the LOC103022410 gene encoding phenylethanolamine N-methyltransferase isoform X2, yielding MEGKDSSEEAVAAIEACYQGFNPAAYLQYNYTPPRADFQRSDSIVPWKLSCLHKAFSEGGMKGEVLVDVGSGPTLYQVMSGCEHFDRVVLSDFLEVNRKELRSWLQGGKSSLDWTPYLQCVCELEGRSPTAWTEKAERLRSVVTDVLPINVHQPCPLPAGSIPSSGADCLVSSFCLESVSPDLPSFTRALGHLSGLLRSGGHLLLIGALGESFYLGAPGLQIPVVPLDEAQVCSSLRTSGYQLLQLSVYHLPPDMRVGVDDVSGVFFAKARKP